The Pirellulales bacterium region CCGCCGGTTCTCCTGCCCGCTATTTTCGCTTGACCACCGAAAACGCGAGCTGTTCCAACTCGATGGCCAAGTCGACGCCCACCTGACTGACATGCTGGGGCAAGTTGATCGTGACGGGGGCAAAGTTCAAAATTCCTTCGACCCCCACCGCCACCAGCCGGTCGGCCACAAGCTGCGCAGACGGCGACGGCACGGCAATCATGCCGAGACGTATCCTATGGACTTGCGCCACTTCTGGCAAGCGGTCGAGGTGTTCGACCACCAACCCCTCCGCGGGACTGCCGACCTTATCGTCGGCCACATCGAAGACGGCCACAATGCGGAACCCCCGCTGTGCGAATCCCCGATAACCTAACAGCGCGCGGCCCAAGTTGCCCATGCCGACCAACGCCACCGGCCATTGCTGGTCGGTGCCCAGAATCCGCTTGATGGCCGTGATCAGCTCGTCGCAGCGATAGCCGATGCCGGGATGACCAAAATGCCCGAAATAGGCCAAATCCTTTCGCACCTGGGCGTCGCTGAAACCGAGCACGCTGCCCAGGCGGGTGGAACTGGTGGTGGCATGGCCGTCTCGGACGAGGTGCTCCAGCTCACGCAGATAAAGACTGAGCCGGTTGACCACCGCCTTGGGCGCCGGCCCGTCGGGCGGTGGCACGGGGGGTTTCCGTTTCGGTTGGCTCATGTCGCTGGGCAGGCGGCTCCGGCGTCTTTCGGGCAAAGGCTTACGGCAAGTGTACCGTAGGGCACGCCGCGGGCCTTCACAAGCTTTCGGCGGTATCCGGGCCTAGGCGGATTGGCCGCGCATCTTCGCTCATCGCTACAACCGGAACGGTGGGCCACCGGCGGCTGCGGCGCCGCAATCTTGTTGCATAGAGTGCAGGCCGGATAGCCGATCAATAAGGTGTTGCGGGCATGCACGGCAAAACGCTCGCAGTTCGACGGCATTCTCCAAGTAACGCCAAATTCCCAGCCGATTTAGGCCGCGGACATCAAGCAAACCTCCTGCCTTGACGATAGTCATTGGCATACGGCCGATCGATCGCGCGGTTGCATCGCCTACGGCGTCCGGGGCGAGCCGGATGTTCGTGCGATCTGCGCGGTCGAGCTAAAGCACGTGGAATGTGCGGCCGACATTTACCGTAGACGGGCACGCGCTCGTCCGACCAGGCCCTACCTTTTCTGTCAAGTCCTTGGAGGAGGCAGGAGTATGAAAACTCTTTTGAGAACTCCCCTGATCGCTGTGGCCCTCACAGCGCTCTCGTGGAGTTCGGCCGACGCCAGCTATTGCGGCGCGGCGCGTTACCAATGTTGTACCCGTAGCTGCGACACCGTCAGCTACGCCTGCTGCAAGCAGCAGTGCCACACGGTGATGAAGACCTGCAAGGAAGTGGTCTACGAACGTCAAAACTACACCTGTTACAAGACGGTGTGGGAGCCGGTCTGCGAGGAACGCACGATCGACTGCGTCAAGTACGTGCAGGAGCAACGTCTCCGCAACTGCGAGTACACAGTTTGCAAACCAGTCTGGGAAACCCGGATGCGGTCTGTGAACTGCACCGTTTGCAAGCCCGTCTGGGAGACGAAAACCCGCGAGCTGCACTACACAGTTTGCAAGCCAGTCTACGAGACGAAGACCTGCCAGATCCCGTACACTGTTTGCAAGCCGGTCTACGAGACCAAGACTCGCGAGATCCACTACACAGTTTGCAAGCCCGTCTGGGAGACCCGGACCAAGAACATCCCGTACACGGTCTGTAAGCCTGTCTACGAGAGCCGCACTCGGCAGATCTGCTACACTGTTTGCAAGCCGGTCTGCGAGACCAAGACTCGTCAGATTAACTACACCATTTGCAAGCCGGTATGGGAGACGAAGACCTGCCAGATCCCGTACACCGTTTGCAAGCCGGTCTGGGAGACTCGGACCAAAACCATCCCGTACACCGTTTGCAGACCGGTCTACGAGACCAAGACCTGTCAGATTCCCTATACCGTTTGCAAGCCGGTCTACGAGACCAAGACTCGGCAGATCAACTACACTGTTTGCAAGCCGGTGTGTGAAACTAAGACCTGCGAGATCCCCTATACCGTTTGCAAACCGGTCTACGAGACCAAGACTCGTCAGATTAACTACACTGTTTGCAAGCCGGTGTGGGAGACGAAGACCTGCCAAATCCCGTACTCAGTCTGCAAACCGGTCTACGAGACGAAGACCCGCGAGATCCCGTACACGGTCTGCAAGCCGGTCTACGAGACCAAGACCTGCGAGATCCCGTACACCGTTTGCA contains the following coding sequences:
- a CDS encoding redox-sensing transcriptional repressor Rex, whose translation is MPPPDGPAPKAVVNRLSLYLRELEHLVRDGHATTSSTRLGSVLGFSDAQVRKDLAYFGHFGHPGIGYRCDELITAIKRILGTDQQWPVALVGMGNLGRALLGYRGFAQRGFRIVAVFDVADDKVGSPAEGLVVEHLDRLPEVAQVHRIRLGMIAVPSPSAQLVADRLVAVGVEGILNFAPVTINLPQHVSQVGVDLAIELEQLAFSVVKRK